Below is a genomic region from Candidatus Chlorobium masyuteum.
GATCCTGTTCCTGGGCTATAAGCATAGTCTCTCTGGTCTGAAATATTACTGTTTTACCGCTAACGTGCTGTAAATCCTCTCAAGCTCATGTGCTTTCAGAGCTCTTTTCTTTTCATTTGCGGTGGTCCGGACAATCGGAAGCAGATGATTGGCTTCGTTTCTTGTTATCACGAGCCCCTTACCTGAAAAATAGTGCTGCAGGGCAGCGCTTCCCGAGTGTTTTCCGATCACCAGCTCGTGATGTTCCCTGCCAACCTGATCCGGGAGAAAGGGCTGGTAGGAGAGTGGATGCTTCAGAAGAGCAGCGCAGTGAATGCCCGATTCATGCTGAAACGCGGACTTTCCGACAACCGGTTTCTGATCCTGAATCACTCTTCCTGATGCTTTGCTGACGGTTGCGCAGAGTCGCGAAAGCTTCGTCATATCAATACGGGTATCATACTTTCCGGAGAGTTCAAGCGCTACGCTCAGCTCTTCAAGTGCAGCATTTCCCGCCCGCTCCCCGAGTCCGGTGACCGAGACACTGACGGCACTGCATCCGGCTTCAAGAGCGGTAAATGCATTGGCTGTAGCCATTCCGAGATCATTGTGTGCATGAAATTCAAGTGCCGCCGGACTGGCTGATTTCAGGAGTCCGACAAGCGTCATAACCGATACCGGATTGGCAATGCCGACCGTATCGGCAATCCGTATCCGGTCTGCGCCGCATGCATCGGCATCGAGAATAAACTGTTTCAGCAGTTCAGGCTCCGCCCTTGTTGCATCCTGGGCGCCCACAGTGACATAGGTGAAATATTTTTTTGCTTTCGGGACGAGTTCATGTAACTGCTGCTGTACCCATGCATAATCCTTTTCCATGAGCTGGAGGTAGAGCGCTGATACAGGAAAACTGATATGTACACCTTCAGTGCCGCAACGGCATGCATCCTCTATATCCTGCCATTTTGCCCTTGCCCAGGATGAAAGACGAAGCGGAAGCTGCCGGGAGACTATCTTTCTGATGCTTTGGCGCTCCTCTTCACTGATGGCAGGGTACCCCACCTCAAGTTCGTTGACTCCGGTATCAGCCAGCTCCAGGGCGATTTCCATTTTTTCCGCACTGCTGAATACTACTCCCGGAGCCTGTTCACCATCCCTCAGGGTTGTATCGATAATCCAGGGCCTGATGCCGGATTTTGATGGTATGGAGCCGGATGTATGCATAAGAGTCCTTTATTCTGTCAGCAGGTCACTTCGGAAAAAGTAAAGTACGGTAATTGTGTTTATTTAGGCAATCTACCTTTTTACACTAAATAAATCAGGTCTATAAGGTAAAATATAGTAATAAATCAGACAATAATGTTGATTTGTGTGTTTATTTTTGCCAAATAGCCTTTTCCGGGGGATTATTTCAGGTTCGGGGAGTGATTTGAAGAGCAGGGAGCGGATTGAGATACATGCCCGGTATGAGTCATACAATCCGGGAATTGAGCGTGCAGATTGTATGACCTTTCAGTCCGGGCGATGTCTGTTATTCGGCGAGTTTTGGCAGGAAGGAGAGATCGACGCAGTATCGCTTCGGGTTGCTCCGGTCGATGAACACCCGTATCCGCCTGTTCTGGATGTACTGCGTCGGATCGTACCAGAGGTTGTCGCTTTTGAAAACATGGATCTCTGATGTTGCGGGATTCTTCCACTGCGTTATGACCTGAAACGGGCAGTTCCCGTTGACTGAAACGGCGGTATTCATTACAACCGACTGAAACTCTGTCTCAACAGAGGTGCCTTGCTCTCTGAGGGAGTCGTTTTTCTTTCCTTTGAGCATGGGGACGAGGAAGATACCTGCGCCAATGATGAAGAACACCCCTCCCAACCCGCCGAGAATTATGGAGCCTGCCCAGAGTGAAAAGAAATCATTGATTTGAGCTTTTTGAGGGTCATCAGGCAGGTAGAGCAGCTCGACCTTTTCGCCTTCCGAGTAGGCAGGAGGATTGCTGCCTGTTGATGAGATGAACACCTGCGGTGAACCATTTCCATCAGTAAAACGAATGACAGGCCGGTATATTTTTGAATTATGTGAAATGTTTGAACTGCCGGACCAGGATTCGATGAGGTGCACAACACTACCCTCTGTTGTTACGGCTTTTGAGAGGAATGTGCGGGTATTGTCACTGATCCAGAAGGTGCCCAGGAGCATGGCAATGCCAAAAGTCGTGAAGAGATATTTGATGATTGTAAGAACTTTCATGGTTTTCTCCGGGTGTGTTGACTTAATGCAAAATCGTCAGGTCTGAAAGCAGGTCATTTCAGTTTTATCGTAAATCTGACTGTACGGCATGTATATTTCCATAAATGATATCGTACGGTGTTACTCTTCTGCCTCCGGCAAAGCCGGACCAATGTCGGCAGTCTCGCTATGGAAACCGGTGTATTATGAAAGGTAAAAAAAGTTTGCGTAAAGTCCGGGCAGCTCACCCGACCGTGAAGCCGATAAAAAAGGTGATGCGGAACATTTCAAAAACCATAGGGCAGCCTGCCGGTACACTCCAGCACATCGGAGAGCAGAAAACCGATTTCCCGGCCATAACGGTTTTTGGTTACGATTCAGATCACGAATTTCACATGCCGCTCAAGAGCATTGCGGAATGTGCAGAATTAAAGGATAAGCAGAAGGTTCTCTGGGTGAATATTGATGGTCTGCATGATGTGTCGGTCATTGAAGCGCTTGGCAAGCTTTTCGATATCCATCCGCTTACCCTCGAAGATATTCTGCATACCGAGCAGCGCTCCAAAATAGAGGACTTTGAACACTACCTTTTTCTTGTGTTCAGAGCACTTGATTATGATGCTCAAACAGGCGAGATCACTGAAGAGCAGATGAGTCTGGTGATCGGCAGTAATTTTGTTCTGACGTTCCAGGAAAAACCGGGAGACATGTTTGACGCTCTCAGGGCAAGGATAACAAGCACCGGGACATCAATCAGAAAGCGGGGAGCGGACTACCTTGCCTATGCTCTGATTGATGCTATCGTCGACAGTTATTTTGTGATACTTGAGCAGCTTGAAAGCCGGATTGAACTTCTCGACCAGGAGCTGTTTGAAACCTCAGGGCGTGATACGTTTGAGTCTATCTATCTACTGAAGAAGGAGCTTATTCTTTTAAGAAAATCGGTAAGACCGATGAGGGAGATCATCAACAGTATCAGCAGGGAGCACTATACGGTCATTGATGATGAAGCTACCTGGCCTTTTTTCAGGGATGTCTACGACAATGTCATTTTTATCAATGAAACCATTGAAACCTATCGTGATATCGTTATCGGCATGTACGATACATGGCTTGCCATTGTCAATAACCGGATGAACGAAATCATGAAGGTGTTGACCACCATCGCTACGGTATTTATGCCGCTCTCTTTTATTGCCGGAGTCTACGGAATGAATTTTCGTTCGATGCCGGGACTCGAATGGCAGTGGGGATTCTTTGTCCTGCTTGGATTCATGGGGATGATTGTTGCCGGAATGATGGTTTACTTTCGGACAAGAAAGTGGTTTTAGGGTGCCTTTGAACGTAATAAGGCGAGCTGCCCCGATGGTAATAATCGATAATAAAAAGCTATTCGGAGCGGTAATACGGAAAATCACCGGGAGGAAAGGGTGTTTTATCGTCTCTTATTCATTATGTTAAAAAACTGAAGTTTAAGTCTGTAACCTGCATATGGCCTGAACTCTTTTGAAACAGGGATTTCATGTTTGTTGCAGGTACATCATTCTCCTCAGGGAGCCGGGTTTTTCCCCGGCAGATTGCTGCATCCGGATTTCAACTCTTCACACCCTCAAAGTGCTGATTTTTTGCTGAAGTTCCTGATGTTATTAACTTTCAGGAACATGATGAGCTTTTGACTGAGCGGAGCCGGAACCATCCGAAACAGGCATGGCTTTCGGAGAATGCTAACATAAACGATTGAATGTAGTGGCAAGACAGCAGCGGTTTAACCGAAAATCAAAGAGCCCCGTCGCGGGCAAGAGGTCGCGGCAGACTTCGTCGCATACCGGCGAGCGGGTAAGGGCAAATGATCATATTCTGATCAACGAATTTTTGTTCAGACGGGGTGAAAGTTCACTTGCAGCTGAAATTATCACCTTTTTTACCGACCATGAGGGTGAACGGTTCCGGTCGGTTGATCTGGCCAAAGTCCTTGGATATACGGAGTCAAAGCAGCTTCCCGGTTTCTGGTATGTACTCCACAAGCTTCAGGAGGAGGGTACGGTTGACAAGGATTCCAACCGCTGTTACGGAATGTCGGGTGTGGATGCGGCAACCTATGAAGACCATCTTGTTCATATAAAGCCTTTTCCCGTGCCCGGAAAGGAGCAGTACAAGGTGGACAAGAGCTATACCGGTCGACTCATCACCCATCCCAACGGTTACGGTTTCATTGATGTCGAGGGATTTGATGATGATGTGTTCATCAAGGCGGGTGACCTGAATTTTTCCATTCATGGTGATGAAGTCGAGGTACTGGTTACCAAGGTTCCTGATACCTACTCTTCGAAATCCACACCCCATCAGCGCTGCGAAGGTCTTGTTCAGCGAGTTATTTCCCGCCGCATCACCACCATTGTCGGTACGCTCGTAAAGTCAGGCCGCAGGTTCACCCTCAAGGCTGACGAGAGGAAGCTGCTTCCTGAAATCGTTGTGCCGATCCGTCTCTCCGCAAAAGCAAAGGCTGGTCAGAAGGTACTGGTCGGTGAGCTTGATTTTACCGGGGAAGGGGTAATACAGGCCAAGGTGCTCGAAGTGCTTGGCCAGGCCGGTGATTCATCGGTTGAGGTGAGCGCAATTGCACGCAGTAAAGGCATTGATGAAACCTTTGACAAACAGATTGTTGATTTTGCCTCATCCATCCGTGAAGGTATTACCGAAAAGGATCTTGAAGGACGCCTTGATATCCGCGACAAAGTTGTCTTTACTATCGATCCTGTTGATGCAAAAGACTTCGACGATGCGCTCTCTGTTGAGACGCTTGAAGATGGACTTTACCGAATAGGCGTACATATTGCCGATGTTTCGCATTATGTGCCCGAAAACTCTCCGCTGGATCGCGAGGCACTCAAACGGGCAACCTCGGTCTATCTGGTGGACCGTGTCATTCCCATGCTGCCTTCCCGGCTTTCCGAAGAGATATGCAGTCTCAATCCCGGTGTTGACCGGATGGCATTTTCGGTCTTTTTTACCATGACCGGAGAGGGGGAAGTCCGCAAGCACGAGTTTCAGAAAACGGTCATCCACAGCAAGCGCCGCTATGCCTATGAAGATGTTGAGGAGATTCTGAAGAAGGGCAAGGGTGATTTTTCAGACGAACTTAAGCTGCTTGACCGTATCAGCGTATTGCTTCGTGAAAAGCGCTTCAAACATGGCGGTCTGGACTTTGAAACCGAAGAGGTTCGTTTCAAGCTCGGCAGCAAGGGTGAACCGCTTGAGGTGATGAGAAAAGAGCGGCTCGGCAGTCACCGGCTTATTGAGGAGTTTATGCTGCTTGCCAACCGCAAGGTGGCAGAGTATCTGACCCGCACCTTCAAGGAGAACAAAAAAGAGGCCCAGCCGGTCATCTACCGTGTGCACGGCTCTCCACAGCAGGAGAAGGTGATCATTCTCTCCAACTTCGTCAAACGGTTCGGCTTTGATCTCAAGCTCAACCGTGGCAAAGAGGGGCCGATTGTTACCGCCAAGGCTCTCCGTCAGCTCCTGCAGCAGGTCAAGGGAACCAATGTCGAGTTTCTCGTAAGCGAGCTTGTGCTCCGCTCCATGTCAAAAGCGGTTTATACCGGCGACAATCTTGGCCATTTCGGTCTCGGGTTCGAGCACTATACCCACTTTACTTCACCCATCAGGCGCTATCCGGATCTTATTGTACACCGCCTGCTCTTTGAGTATGAGGGTCTCAGAAAGAAACGCCGCAAAATCACAAGCGCGCGCCTCGCGGAGCTGACCGATAAAATCCAGACCGTCTGCCAGATATCCAACGAGCGCGAGAAAAGTGCCGTCGAAGCTGAACGCGAATCCATCAAGCTCAAGCAGGTGGAGTATATGGCAAGTCATGTCGGCAAGGTCTATCCCGGTGTTATTTCCGGTGCAACCGACTACGGTATCTATGTCAGAATGGTTGATTTTGCTATCGAGGGGATGGTGCACATGCGCAACCTTACCGACGATTATTACGAATATGATGAGGCTACCTACTCACTTGTCGGCAAACGCCGCAAGAAGCGCCTCCAGATCGGTCAACGCGTCAAGGTTATGGTCCACAGCGTCGATATTCAGCGCCGTACCATCGATCTTGCCATCGATGACAGCAAATCTGACACGAAATCAGCCGAATCGTAACTCTAAGCAGTGTCATTTCGAATCCTCCCGACAGGTCGGGGGGGGGGTGAGAAATCTTGATTCCGATTGACATGAGATCCCTCACTGCGTTCGGGATGACAAAAGAGGAGGGTTCAAGATGACACAGAGGGAGGGTTCGGGATGATAACCCGGAATCCTTTTCCTCTGGTGGGCCATCCATTCCATTCACAGGGCAAAAACACAGGTTTGCCCCCTACAGTATTCGTGGATAACCCTCTTTTTTCCCTGATCCAAAATTCAGAATTCAAAATCCGGAATCTCTTCAAATCGGGCGATGTATCGGTTCACATCGAACTTCCTTGCGCAGCCGGATGCGTTCATATAGCGGATTTTGCCGTAAACCGGCCGCTCAAACCATGGGCGGTCATGCACTCCGCCGATTGACCATGCAATTCCTGTATAGCCGTTTGGATCCCTTCCATCAAGAGCGTAGCGGTCATTGAGTGCAATGGCTGTTTCAAAGGCCTGTTCCGCACTTTCACTCCATTCAAGAATCTTCTTTGCCCAGTACATGCGCATGTAGCCGTGAATTTTACCGGTTGTAACCAGCTCAAGCTGAGCTGAGTTCCATAACCGTTCGTGTGTGGCCCCCTCTTCAAACTCTTTTTGTGAATAGATGTAATCCCGGTGATCTGCAGCATGTTTTATGAGTGACTCTTTTGCCCAGGTCGGGCAGCCATCTAAGGAGTCGTAGCGGTCATTATAGAAGCAGTAGTTATCCGAAAGCTCCCTGCGAACGATCAACTCTTCAAGAAAAGCGCTTCTGCTCTCATCCGGCACGCTGCTTTCTGAAGCCTGAAGTGCAATAAACTGCGCACTGATCTGACCGAAATGGAGGTAGGGAGAGAGATTGGAGAGGACACCGCTGTTCGGATCATTGCGCCGTTCTGCATAGGTAGAGAGTCTGTTTTTGAGAAATGATTCAAGGCAGTGAGCCGCAGCCTCCTCTCCCGGTTTAAGCCAATCGACAGGCGCCACCTGGTGGTCAGCTTTCAGGCTGCTGCGGATCCCGTTCCAATCAACAGGAAGCGATTCAGTTGTTGCATCAAGCGGTTCAAGCTGAGGGAATCCGGTCAGAAACTCGCCGAGCAGGCTCTTGATTTTCGGCCGGAATGTTCTGGCTGCATACTCCTGTTTGCCGGATGCGATCCGGCAGGGAACAATGTTATGAGCGTCGACTTCATAGAGCGGCAGCGTGAGCTGAGCTCCAAGCGTTGTTTTCCACTTTCTGCTGATTTTCAGTGGCGAAAAGTCGGTAACCACAACTCCGGCCTTCATCTTACGGGCGAAGCGGGAAAGCTCGATTTCCGGTTCACCCTGCAGGAGATAAAAGGGAATGTTCAGTCTCCGGAGCGCTCCTTCAACCTCCTGAAGCCCTTTAAGCATGAAGTCGTAATGGCGGAGTGGGGCATTGAGAAAGGATGGTGCAAGGGTGAAAACCACCATCAGCGGCTGCTGCAACAGTTCTCCCTTTTTTCGGGCAAACAGGAGTGCCCAGTTATGCCGGACCCGCTGGTCACGTGACATCCAGTAGATGACCGGGCCGCTCCTATCCCGGCAGTTATTGAGGAGTGTTATACGGCGGGGATCAATCATGAGCAAGGCCGGAAATACGGAGAAAATTGTTGATAAGCTGTATCCCTGTTGCGGTGTACTCATGCCGGAATGATTCAAACTGTTCGATCAGGGCCGTGCGATCCATGCTTTTCAGGTCGGCATCAAGAGCAAGCCATGACAAAAACATGCTCAATGTCATTTCAGCATGGCATTGCAATCCATAAGCTTTTTCTCCAGCCTTTACAGCCTGTATCGGGCAGAGCCTGCCGGAGGCAAGCAGCTTCATCCCCGCAGCAAGTTCAACCGTCTCTCCATGAAGCTGAAAGACCCTGATACTCTCTGAAAGCCCACAAAAAAGAGGGTCTTCTTTTCCTTCGGCTGTGAGCAGCATGCGGTACTCTTCGCCTTCCTGATCTGTAAACCCGATCTCCTGAACGGGGCATTTCAGCACCTTTCCGCCTCCCGCTTTAACCAGCGTCTGCATGCCGAGGCAGATGCCGAGGTAGGGGATCTCTTCCTGAAGCGCGACCTCTATCCGGGCGAGCTGCATCAGCATGGATGGGGTCAGGTCATTGGCGCTTTGTGGGCCGCCAAGTACCACAACGGCTTTATAGCTTCGTGGATCCGGGAAGCTGTCACCCGCAGCAAGATCCACGACGTGCGATGTGAAATCCTTGTCAGAAAGAGCAGTTTCAATCAGTCCCGGAGCCTCGTGGGTGATGTTTTTGACGATCAGGAGAGGCTTTTTCATAGGGGATGTAAGTTACTTTACTGGTTCAATTCGGCATCAATACAGGTTTTTTTTTCAATATCTTTTTTCGAAGATTAAAAAAAATACAACAAAAGCTGATGAAACTCTTGATTCAAATGACTTAAGATTCTTATATATTTCCAGATAATTTTTTTTCTTGATATGAAGATTCAGTACAGTGTGTTGTGCTTTTTTTAATTTTCGCTACAGATTCCATGTTGATTTATCTAATGAAATCATCCCTACATGAAAAGAACTATCAGTATTGTAAAGAAGATCTTTAAGAGCGCAGCTTTTTTCAGCCTTTTCTCTTCCGGAACTATGGTGGCCTATGGGGCGGATTCAGTTGTTACTGCACGCATTCAGCCGACGGGTCTGGTTGCCGACAATAAAATAATCATTGATGGTTCCCCCTCTGCCGGTCTTGTCGCCAATGTTTTTGCGATGGATTTTCTGAAAACCGAAGGCATTGTTGTGAAGGTCAATGAGAGTGACTCCGAGCGGGGGATCTACAGCCTGATCTATAAAAATTGTGACATTGCCACGACCGCAAGACCTATGCGCCCCCAGGAGCTGGCCGAGGCCAAACGGGAGGGTGTAAAACCAGTTCAGAACGTGCTTGCCCATGATGCTATCGTTATGGTCGTGCACCCGGCTAATACGCTCTCCGGTTTAACAATTGACCAGATTCGCAAAATTTATACCGGGACCTATACCAACTGGAGCCAGCTTGGCGGGCCGAATCGTCCGATTGTGCTGCTTCAGCGCGAGAATAAAAGTGGTACACAGGAGACCTTTACTGACGTTGTGATGGGAAAAACACCGATTTCAATGAGAGCGGTAACCCTCTTCAACAATCGCGAAATCATCGGACGCATTGCTTCTACACCCAACGCCATTGGCATGATCGGGCGCGGGTGGATTGATAACTCGGTCAAAACGCTTCTCGTCAATGGCGTGGATCACTCGCCGACAACCATCAAGGACAAGAGCTATCCGCTTCACCGGCTCCTCTACATGTATACAAATGGTCAGCCGACCGGCGTACTGAAACGGTTTGTGGAGTACTCAACAACACCTGATGGCCAGAGAGCACTCAGCGAAAACGGTTTTATCGCAGAAAACCGGTAAATGAGATGGATCTGAACAACTTTTACCATACGTTTTAACAAAGAAGCCCGTGCCAGCGGGCTTCTTTCCGCTGTAACTCCTCCGTTGTCAACGAGTAATCCTCTCCCCCGATAGTTGTAATTGTAACAAGAATTTCTTGTGATTGAATTATGAGAGCTCATTGTGTGTTCTCTCTTTTACAATTGCTCTTCACACGCCATGCTCTTTATTAATAAAATCTTCCGTTCATGACAAGAACTATCAGTTTTATTAAGAGGATAGGTATCGGTGCGGCTCTCTTCAGCATGTTCACTTCAGTAGATGTAGATGCCCGCAACAAAGCGATTACCTCCGGACTGGTATCCGATAATAAAATCATTGCAGACGGGGCTCCTTCAGCCGGTCTTATTGCCAATCTCTTTGCGCTTGATTTCCTCAAAACGGATGGCATCGTTGTCAGAGTCAATGAGAGTGACTCTGAACGGGGGCTCTACGGCCTGATCTACAAAAATTGTGACATTGCCACGACGACCAGGCTGTTGCACGATCAAGAGCTGGCCGAGGCAAGGAGTCAGGGTGTGAATCCGGTTCCGCACACGGTTGCACTGGGTGCGATCGTTATTGTGGTTCATCCCGCTAATTCCATAAAAGAGTTGAGTATCGATCAGATTCGCAATATCTATTCAGGAGCCTATACCAACTGGAAGGAGGTTGGGGGAAAGGATCGCCCGATTGTGCTGCTTCAGCGGGAGCAAGGGAGCGGTACTGAGGAGACCTTCAACGACATCGTTATGGGAAAAACCCCCTTGTCTATGAAGGTTATAACGCTCTTCAACAATCGCGAAATCAGAAGCAGGGTCAACGAAACTCCGAATGCAATAGGATATATCGGGCACGGCTGGATTGATAGTTCAGTCAAAGCGCTTCTGGTTAATGGTATCGATCACACTCCCGAAACCATCAAAGATGGCACCTATCCACTTTGCAGGCCGCTTTATATGTACACAAACGGGAAGCCTTTCGGTGTTCTCCAGCGATTTGTTGAGTACTCAAAAACGTACGAAGGCCAAAAAGCGGTCATTGAAAACGGTTATGTCTCCGCTGACTGAGTGCTTTTGAACGTGCTCCGCTCAGGCAAAAATTTTTCCGGATCAGGAATTTTGATTAATTGAAAGGCAGAACGCGGTTTGTTTTTTTAATAAAACGGGTTGTTTCATGAAAAAAACTCTCAGTGTTATCAGGAGCATGTTGTTACGTGCTCTCCTCTTCAGCATTGGTGCTGCCGGAACGCTCAAAGCCGAGAGTTTTGAGATAGGAACGCCCGCCTCTCCAACCGGTCTTGTTTCCGGTAACTCCATTGTTATAGACGGAGCCCCTTCACCCGGTCTTATCGCCAACCTTTTTGCCTTTGATTTTCTCAAAAGTGATGGAGTTATTGTCAGAGTCAATGAGAGTGACTCTGAACGGGGCATATACACGCTGCTCTACAAAAATTGTGACATTGCCAGCACGACAAGGTTGATGAACGATAAAGAGCTGGCCGAGGCAAGGGCTCTGGGGGTAAATCCGGTTCCGCACACGGTTGCCCTGGGCGCGATCGTCATGGTCGTCCATCCGGGTAATTCTCTGAAAAGTTTGACAATTGATCAACTCCGCAAAATCTATTCAGGAGCCTATACCAACTGGAAGGAGGTTGGGGGAAAGGATCGACCGATTGTGCTGCTTCAGCGGGAGCAGGGGAGCGGTACGGTGGAGACCTTCAACGACATCGTTATGGGAAAAACACCCTTGTCAATGAAGGTTATAACGCTCTTCAACAATCGCGAAATCAGAAGCCGCATCAATCTGACACCGAATGCGATAGGATATATCGGACACAGCTGGATAGATAAATCAGTCAAACCGCTTCTGGTCAATGGTATCGATCACACGTCCTATACCATAAAAAACGAGATCTATCCTCTTTGCAGAAAACTCTACATGTACACGAATGGTAAGCCCTTCGGCGTACTCAAGCGGTTTGTTGAGTACTCGTCAACCGCAGAAGGCAAGGAGAGGCTCACTGAAAACGGCTTTATCCCGGTTGATTGAGTATGTGTGAGGCTCCTGTGATTCGCTCTGTGTTGCATCTTTTGCTCCTGTTGACGTTTGCGGGGCTGCCTCTACCTTCCCGTGCGGCAGAGTGGGGAGCCCTTACACAACCGATTGGAACCCGAAACACCCCTTTTCTTGTCGACCCGGCACTGCTCAATGCCGCTTACGCTGCAGACAAAGGGCCCTGGGCACTGACCACCAGCGTGACCAGCATTACAACAACGACGCCCCAGTTTTTTATCCGTTTTTATAATCCTTCAGCTTCATCAAACGCTTCCGGTCAGGAGGGAAGCTGGGTGATGCGCATCAGCTCTGTTCGCGGCTTGAGTGCTCAAAAAATCCGCGATCTCTTTGCCCTGCCGAACACACCCTCCATGATGACGCTTGGTTTATCCGTCACCGGCGAATCATTCTATACCGGCATTGCCGGTCCGATTGAGGGATGGGGAGATGGCGGCGGCCAGCAATCACAGGCAAACGGCGGCCCCTATACCATTTTTTTTAATGCGCAACCGGTGATGGATGCGGCGCTCTCCTACCAGAGCGTGGCAGATACCGATAATGGTCGTAAAATTGGAGCTTACCTTGACTCGTCTATACCTGCGGCATACTCTGATATGGAAACGGTTTACAATACGCTCGACGTGCTCTGTAATCCCGCGAGTCGCGACCTGTTCAACAGCGCACTTGGTACGCTTACGGCTCAACGCTTTGATAACCTTGCCTCCTCGGCACACTATGCTGTGGAGCTGCAAAATCAAGCCACAGACGACCGTATCGACCGATTTGTAGTGAACAATGCAACGCCCGGTTTCTGGATAAAAGCCGCAAGGAGTTTTCAGCACTCGCCCGACTCGGGATATGACGGCGATATCAATGCGATGATTCTCGGTTTCGACAGAAAGAGTTCCGATCGTACGCTGTCAGGGATCTCGCTTGCATGGATGCATGGTACCGTTTACTGGGCTGACAACGGCGGGCAGGCGGTTGCGGACTATTACCGGGCAGAGGCCTATTCGGCAGTGCTTATCGACCGGGCATTTCTGCAGGGGGAGGTGAGTGTGGGTTCAGTGGCGGAAGAGACATCGCGAAATATCGCTATCGGTACCCTCTATCTGCCCTCTTTGCATGGACCCCTGCTCTCTCCGCTCAGCGGCATAGCAAGAACAGCAAATGCTGATTATAAAGGATGGAATGCGGATATCGGCTTGCGTGCAGGTGTTCTGGTTAATGCCGGTATGCTGAACATCCGCCCCTCTTTCGGTTTCGGGTGGCTTTATCAGTCAAGAAACAGTTTTACTGAAACCGGAGCCGAAAGTCTGAACCTGACTGTCGCAGCCGCTCATGCCGCGACCCTGCATGGCAGGGCGGATGTGCGCTTTGAAAGAGCGATCCTGCTGGATGGACAGAAAACAATTACCCCCTATGTCGTAATCGGTTGGGCCTTTGCCAAACGTCTTGATGCACAGGAGGTTACCGCCTCCATGAACGGCAGGAGTGACTTTTTTACAACATCGGCAGCTATCGGAACCACTCAAATGTTTACGGGCAGGGCAGGTATTGAAACAGCGCTCTCCAGGGAGTTTTTTATTTCCGCAGAGGGATTTCGTCAGGCGCAGTCGGGTAACCGGCAATCAGGTTTCGCTGTTGCAATGAATTACCTGTTTTGACGTCTTGTGATGGCGTATTATTTTTTTTAGTGCATGAGCATAAAAAAGGATAAGTTTCAAGGTGGTTAATGAGGCTATGTGGAGTGGTAACGG
It encodes:
- a CDS encoding autotransporter outer membrane beta-barrel domain-containing protein gives rise to the protein MCEAPVIRSVLHLLLLLTFAGLPLPSRAAEWGALTQPIGTRNTPFLVDPALLNAAYAADKGPWALTTSVTSITTTTPQFFIRFYNPSASSNASGQEGSWVMRISSVRGLSAQKIRDLFALPNTPSMMTLGLSVTGESFYTGIAGPIEGWGDGGGQQSQANGGPYTIFFNAQPVMDAALSYQSVADTDNGRKIGAYLDSSIPAAYSDMETVYNTLDVLCNPASRDLFNSALGTLTAQRFDNLASSAHYAVELQNQATDDRIDRFVVNNATPGFWIKAARSFQHSPDSGYDGDINAMILGFDRKSSDRTLSGISLAWMHGTVYWADNGGQAVADYYRAEAYSAVLIDRAFLQGEVSVGSVAEETSRNIAIGTLYLPSLHGPLLSPLSGIARTANADYKGWNADIGLRAGVLVNAGMLNIRPSFGFGWLYQSRNSFTETGAESLNLTVAAAHAATLHGRADVRFERAILLDGQKTITPYVVIGWAFAKRLDAQEVTASMNGRSDFFTTSAAIGTTQMFTGRAGIETALSREFFISAEGFRQAQSGNRQSGFAVAMNYLF